The following proteins are encoded in a genomic region of Diabrotica virgifera virgifera chromosome 1, PGI_DIABVI_V3a:
- the LOC126892749 gene encoding uncharacterized protein LOC126892749: MAPQKNGRVYDSEVKCCKKCYKVAQSGLLCANCGTLSHSGCLKQLKSIKYIDDETVICCEESVRLSDPPNKTLDSEADDEDPRQTEISDGPKTMARRLLCKQVFYEASNTYSNKMKDEETTVNPPSNFQNNLIQQGTVSMFHVNLQCISNKVDMINAFLADKKFYDVICFSEHWQTEENLKLINISGFSLANFFCRVEKKQGGVAIYVKENLMYSSLNLNEYNVEQTSEFCAIYIPSMRTNVLTVYRSGNGDCDLFLVNFENVIAFLLNKADKLIILGDFNINFKIKSDSSYDIQNLLMSFGLEITINDYTRITSQSSSCIDNIMTNFSENIYRVGVFEPCFSDHRAQFISIDSDLKVVDTNQSLQRSITSSGLQKLKYALASTKMDFFYDTNNDPDVLMFFLTETYNNLILKFFPLKKVRQTAKITPVQWFNDELRSYRSNLSLIKHIADVTKDPDIFKLYKQQKYEYNRQLQNAKKSAYSGFITNSNNKPRDCWKILNFERGNTRSSSVQPDLSPDEINQFFITIAENIITSLPTINNDILFSYRNYPSPSKSFCFRPVVEDEISQIIKSLNNSNCKDVHEINSKILKETYQIVLTPFTHLINLILSTGVFPEALKYSKPQEARFKRVKTKD, translated from the exons ATGGCGCCTCAGAAGAACGGTCGTGTTTACGACTCGGAAGTTAAGTGTTGTAAAAAGTGTTATAAAGTTGCACAAAGTGGTCTATTATGTGCGAATTGTGGAACGTTATCCCATAGTGGCTGCCTGAAGCAACTAAAATCGATCAAATATATCGATGATGAGACAGTTATATGCTGTGAGGAGAGTGTGAGGTTAAGTGATCCACCAAACAAAACCTTGGATAGTGAGGCTGACGATGAGGATCCGAGACAAACTGAAATAAG CGATGGACCCAAAACTATGGCCCGTAGGCTCTTATGTAAGCAGGTTTTTTATGAAGCGTCCAACACATACTCAAATAAAATGAAGGATGAAGAAACGACCGTTAACCCTCcatcaaattttcaaaataacctaattCAACAAGGCACGGTAAGCATGTTTCATGTCAATTTACAGTGTATATCAAATAAAGTCGATATGATCAATGCTTTTCTTGCGGATAAAAAGTTCTATGACGTCATATGTTTTTCAGAGCACTGGCAAACTGAAGAAAatctaaaattaattaacatctcCGGCTTTTCACTAGCTAACTTTTTCTGTAGGGTTGAAAAGAAGCAAGGTGGCGTTGCaatttatgtaaaagaaaatcttatgtattcttctcttaatctaAATGAATATAACGTAGAGCAAACTTCAGAGTTTTGTGCAATTTATATACCTTCAATGAGAACCAATGTTTTAACTGTATACAGATCAGGTAATGGTGACTGTGACTTGTTCTTGGTGAATTTTGAGAATGTTATAGCATTCTTACTTAACAAAGCAGACAAACTGATTATACTTGgggattttaatataaattttaaaattaaatctgacTCTTCTTATGATATTCAAAATCTGTTAATGTCTTTTGGTCTAGAAATAACGATAAACGATTATACTAGAATCACATCTCAATCCAGTAGTTGCATCGATAACATTATGACTAACTTTTCTGAAAATATCTACAGGGTGGGCGTATTTGAACCTTGTTTCTCTGACCATCGAGCACAATTTATATCTATTGATTCTGATCTTAAAGTTGTTGACACTAATCAATCACTTCAACGGTCTATTACTTCTTCTGGTTTGCAGAAGCTTAAATATGCACTAGCTAGTACAAAGATGGACTTTTTCTATGACACCAATAACGATCCCGATGTCTTGATGTTCTTTTTAACTGAAACTTATAACAActtaatattaaagttttttccattaaaaaaagtacgACAAACTGCTAAAATAACACCCGTGCAATGGTTTAATGACGAATTAAGGTCTTACAGATCTAATCTTTCTCTCATTAAACACATTGCAGATGTCACTAAGGATCCCGATATTTTCAAACTatataaacaacaaaaatatgaatataatcGGCAGTTACAAAATGCTAAAAAGTCGGCTTACTCTGGTTTTATTACTAACTCCAATAATAAACCTAGAGACTGCTGGAAAATATTAAACTTCGAAAGAGGCAATACAAGATCCAGTTCGGTACAACCAGATCTATCTCCAGacgaaataaatcaattttttattacaatcgcAGAGAATATAATTACATCCCTTCCCACTATTAATAACGATATCCTCTTCAGTTACAGAAACTATCCTTCCCCGAGTAAGTCCTTTTGTTTCCGACCCGTTGTGGAAGATGAGATCTCTCAAATAATTAAATCTCTTAATAATTCCAATTGTAAGGACGTTCACGAAATTAatagcaaaattttaaaagaaacttACCAAATAGTTTTAACACCTTTCACTCATCTTATTAACTTAATTTTATCAACTGGAGTATTTCCAGAAGCACTAAAGTACTCAAAG ccACAAGAAGCTCGTTTCAAACGAGTAAAAACTAAAGACTAA